A DNA window from Janibacter sp. A1S7 contains the following coding sequences:
- a CDS encoding ABC transporter ATP-binding protein, whose protein sequence is MSDVLALAGATVVRGDTTLLADVDWEVEEGQRWVVLGPNGAGKTTLLQLAAARMHPTSGVVGILGEVLGTVDVFDLRPRIGLSSAALAERIPKGEKVQDVVVTASWGVVGRWRETYEDLDHGRARELLDALGVAHLAQRPFGTLSEGERKRVQIARALMTDPELMLLDEPTAGLDLGGREDLVARLGEIAADLEAPAVVMVTHHVEEIPPHFTDVLLLREGRVVAQGPIGMTLTEANLSETFGLDLVLEQHGQRWSSRARG, encoded by the coding sequence ATGAGTGATGTCCTCGCCCTCGCCGGTGCCACCGTGGTGCGCGGCGACACCACGCTGCTCGCCGACGTCGACTGGGAGGTCGAGGAAGGGCAGCGCTGGGTCGTCCTCGGACCCAATGGTGCCGGCAAGACCACGCTCCTCCAGCTGGCCGCCGCCCGCATGCACCCGACCAGCGGCGTCGTCGGCATCCTCGGCGAGGTCCTCGGCACGGTCGATGTCTTCGACCTGCGTCCGCGGATCGGTCTGTCCTCAGCAGCACTCGCGGAGCGGATCCCGAAGGGGGAGAAGGTCCAGGACGTCGTCGTCACCGCCTCGTGGGGAGTCGTGGGTCGGTGGCGGGAGACCTACGAGGACCTCGATCACGGGCGCGCCCGTGAGCTGCTCGACGCGCTCGGGGTCGCCCACCTGGCGCAGCGGCCCTTCGGGACGCTCTCGGAGGGCGAGCGCAAGCGGGTGCAGATCGCGCGGGCCCTGATGACCGACCCGGAGCTGATGCTCCTCGACGAGCCCACGGCCGGGCTGGACCTCGGCGGCCGCGAGGACCTCGTCGCCCGCCTCGGCGAGATCGCCGCCGACCTCGAGGCTCCCGCCGTGGTCATGGTGACCCACCATGTCGAGGAGATCCCGCCGCACTTCACCGACGTGCTCCTGCTGCGCGAGGGGCGTGTCGTCGCGCAGGGGCCGATCGGGATGACGTTGACCGAGGCCAACCTCTCCGAGACCTTCGGCCTCGACCTCGTGCTGGAGCAGCACGGGCAGCGCTGGTCCTCCCGCGCGCGGGGCTGA
- the glgA gene encoding glycogen synthase, which produces MRVDILTKEYPPAIYGGAGVHVAELSRALRERGDTDVRVRCFGDHRDEGGTTGYREPDTLAGANPALTTMGVDLAMAADCGGADLVHSHTWYANFAGHTAALLHGLPHVVSAHSLEPLRPWKAEQLGGGYRLSSWVERTAYEAAAAVIAVSAGMRADILRSYPDIDPARVHVVHNGIDSRLWQPGEDLDVVRRHGVDPDRASVVFVGRITRQKGLSHLLRAAKDLPAGVQVVLCAGAPDTPELLAEVEGLIEQLRQQRDGVVWIPQMLPRREVIALLTAATVFACPSVYEPLGIVNLEAMACGLPVVATATGGIPEVVVDGETGWLVPIEQVQDGSGAPLDPARFERDLAGALTEALAEPRRAAARGVAGRQRAVDQFSWASIGERTMEVYASVLGNS; this is translated from the coding sequence GTGCGAGTCGACATCCTGACCAAGGAGTACCCGCCCGCGATCTACGGCGGTGCCGGGGTCCACGTGGCTGAACTCAGTCGCGCCCTGCGCGAGCGTGGCGACACGGACGTGCGCGTGCGCTGCTTCGGCGACCACCGGGACGAAGGGGGGACGACCGGCTACCGTGAGCCGGACACCTTGGCGGGGGCCAACCCGGCACTGACGACGATGGGTGTCGACCTCGCCATGGCCGCGGACTGCGGTGGCGCGGACCTGGTGCACAGCCACACCTGGTACGCCAACTTCGCCGGCCACACCGCCGCGCTCCTGCACGGCCTCCCGCACGTCGTCTCCGCGCACAGCCTCGAGCCGCTGCGGCCGTGGAAGGCCGAGCAGCTCGGCGGTGGCTACCGGCTCTCGTCCTGGGTGGAACGCACCGCCTACGAGGCCGCAGCCGCGGTCATCGCAGTCAGCGCCGGGATGCGTGCGGACATCCTGCGCAGCTACCCGGACATCGACCCGGCGCGGGTGCACGTGGTGCACAACGGGATCGACTCACGGCTGTGGCAGCCCGGTGAGGATCTCGATGTCGTGCGTCGTCACGGGGTCGACCCCGACCGAGCGTCGGTGGTCTTCGTCGGGCGGATCACCCGGCAGAAGGGGCTCTCGCACCTGCTGCGTGCGGCGAAGGACCTGCCGGCCGGGGTCCAGGTCGTGCTGTGCGCGGGAGCGCCCGACACCCCGGAGCTGCTCGCCGAGGTGGAGGGGCTCATCGAGCAGCTGCGTCAGCAGCGTGACGGCGTCGTCTGGATCCCGCAGATGCTGCCCCGCCGCGAGGTCATCGCCCTGCTCACGGCGGCCACGGTGTTCGCCTGCCCCTCGGTCTACGAGCCCTTGGGCATCGTCAACCTCGAGGCGATGGCCTGCGGCCTGCCCGTGGTCGCCACCGCCACCGGAGGGATCCCAGAGGTCGTCGTCGACGGAGAGACCGGGTGGCTGGTGCCCATCGAGCAGGTGCAGGACGGAAGCGGTGCCCCCCTCGATCCGGCGCGGTTCGAGCGCGACCTCGCGGGCGCGCTCACCGAGGCACTCGCCGAGCCGCGGCGAGCCGCCGCGCGGGGGGTGGCCGGTCGACAGCGTGCCGTGGACCAGTTCTCCTGGGCGAGCATCGGGGAGCGGACCATGGAGGTCTACGCCTCGGTGCTCGGCAACTCCTGA
- the glgC gene encoding glucose-1-phosphate adenylyltransferase, with product MPGGKHPKVLAIVLAGGEGKRLMPLTADRAKPAVPFGGIYRLVDFALSNVVNSGYAKIIVLTQYKSHSLDRHVSQAWRLASPLGHYVAPIPAQQRRGKSWYTGSADAIYQSFNAIVDERPELVVVVGADHVYRMDFSEMVAQHLRTGADCTVAAIRQPIGMADQFGVMEVGDDARRITAFREKPSNPQGLPDAPHEVFASMGNYVFTTEALMDAIHADATSSDSSHDMGGDIVPALVGQGSAYAYDFADNTVPGSTDRDRGYWRDVGTMDSYFDAHMDLTSILPVFNLYNYDWPINTHLGAYPPAKFVHADGERAGGATNSIVSPGVVVSGGHVDNSVLSPGVFVHSYSRVSDSVLLDGVDIGRHAELDRVIVDKGVTVPAGMHLGVDHDLDRARGLHVTASGITVVGKGHVFDPQIRP from the coding sequence ATGCCTGGTGGAAAGCACCCGAAGGTCCTTGCGATCGTCCTCGCCGGCGGCGAGGGCAAGCGCCTGATGCCGCTCACGGCCGACCGGGCCAAGCCGGCGGTCCCCTTCGGCGGGATCTACCGCCTCGTGGACTTCGCCCTGAGCAATGTCGTCAACTCCGGCTACGCGAAGATCATCGTCCTCACCCAGTACAAGTCGCACAGCCTCGACCGGCACGTCAGCCAGGCCTGGCGCCTGGCCTCGCCGCTGGGCCACTACGTCGCCCCCATCCCGGCGCAGCAGCGCCGCGGCAAGAGCTGGTACACGGGCAGTGCGGACGCGATCTACCAGTCCTTCAACGCGATCGTCGACGAGCGTCCTGAGCTCGTCGTCGTGGTCGGGGCCGATCACGTGTACCGGATGGACTTCTCCGAGATGGTCGCCCAGCACCTTCGGACGGGCGCCGACTGCACCGTCGCCGCGATCCGTCAGCCGATCGGCATGGCCGACCAGTTCGGCGTCATGGAAGTCGGTGACGACGCGCGACGCATCACCGCCTTCCGGGAGAAGCCGAGCAACCCGCAGGGCCTGCCCGATGCCCCGCACGAGGTCTTCGCGTCGATGGGCAACTACGTCTTCACCACCGAGGCGCTGATGGACGCCATCCATGCCGATGCGACGTCCTCCGACAGCTCCCACGACATGGGCGGCGACATCGTCCCCGCCCTCGTCGGCCAGGGCAGTGCCTACGCGTATGACTTCGCCGACAACACCGTCCCCGGGTCCACCGACCGCGACCGTGGCTACTGGCGGGACGTCGGCACGATGGACAGCTACTTCGATGCGCACATGGATCTGACGTCGATCCTGCCGGTCTTCAACCTCTACAACTACGACTGGCCGATCAACACCCACCTGGGCGCCTACCCCCCGGCGAAGTTCGTCCACGCCGACGGTGAGCGCGCCGGTGGCGCGACCAACTCGATCGTCTCCCCCGGCGTCGTCGTCTCCGGTGGGCACGTCGACAACTCGGTCCTCTCGCCCGGTGTCTTCGTGCACTCCTACAGCCGGGTCAGCGACAGCGTCCTCCTCGACGGGGTGGACATCGGTCGGCACGCCGAGCTGGACCGGGTCATCGTCGACAAGGGGGTGACGGTGCCTGCGGGGATGCACCTGGGCGTCGACCACGACCTGGACCGGGCGCGTGGGCTGCACGTGACTGCATCAGGGATCACGGTCGTGGGCAAAGGGCATGTCTTCGACCCCCAGATCCGTCCCTAG
- a CDS encoding isocitrate lyase/PEP mutase family protein → MTSLAQHADRLLSLHRQDHPVVLPTVWDPWSATAIVDAGFAAITVGSHPLADALGRSDGEDLDLAEALEVVKRITDAVDVPVSADLESGYDTPAEELVDRLLEAGAVGVNIEDTVHSEGRLRGAQEHADYIAAVRQRADETGVHVVVNGRTDVFKTTQPIEDRLGEAIHRLTLMEQAGADSLYPVALPDEATLVQILQAVNTPLNVTAHPVDGAVPAGLSLAELTGLGVRRVTFGPLLQAALTDHIATSLARWRA, encoded by the coding sequence ATGACTTCTCTCGCACAGCATGCCGATCGCCTCCTCTCCCTGCACCGGCAGGACCACCCGGTCGTGCTGCCGACCGTGTGGGACCCGTGGTCGGCGACCGCGATCGTGGACGCCGGCTTCGCGGCGATCACCGTGGGCAGCCACCCGCTCGCCGATGCGCTCGGACGCTCCGACGGGGAGGACCTCGACCTGGCCGAGGCTCTCGAGGTGGTCAAGCGGATCACCGACGCCGTCGACGTCCCGGTCTCGGCCGACCTCGAGTCCGGTTACGACACCCCGGCCGAGGAGCTGGTGGACCGCCTCCTCGAGGCAGGCGCCGTCGGCGTCAACATCGAGGACACCGTCCACTCCGAGGGCCGCCTGAGGGGAGCGCAGGAGCACGCCGACTACATCGCGGCCGTCCGACAGCGCGCCGACGAGACGGGCGTGCACGTCGTCGTCAACGGGCGCACCGACGTCTTCAAGACCACGCAGCCGATCGAGGACCGTCTCGGCGAGGCCATCCACCGGCTCACCCTGATGGAGCAGGCAGGGGCGGACAGCCTCTACCCCGTGGCCCTCCCGGACGAGGCGACCTTGGTGCAGATCCTGCAGGCGGTCAACACACCGCTCAACGTCACCGCCCACCCCGTGGACGGCGCAGTCCCGGCCGGCCTCTCCCTCGCCGAGCTGACCGGGCTCGGAGTGCGCCGAGTGACCTTCGGACCCCTGCTGCAGGCCGCGCTCACCGACCACATCGCGACGTCCCTGGCGCGGTGGCGCGCGTGA